One Drosophila virilis strain 15010-1051.87 chromosome 5, Dvir_AGI_RSII-ME, whole genome shotgun sequence DNA window includes the following coding sequences:
- the asrij gene encoding OCIA domain-containing protein 1 isoform X1, producing the protein MDLTLNDGSKPQTPPNQHPLADYHFSPEELKALRECNQESFVQRSLPFGTGLGLLAYFGVKNGYLQGNGKYGAVPKVIMGVILGYFVGKFSYQQKCAEKIMRLPNSRLGELLRQRRQGGGVISTITPDENLGRAFTLAPFTPSSADVYTDEGYQPSRNTALNLDTDSRPNLSGLDDIYRPTLDSAASTLVDTELPLEPAKPGESYEDLRKKNREEYAKHQQSAYSRPYEAPIQPQQQQQRPMAPTQEQVATPGRKNKYGDSWTD; encoded by the exons ATGGACCTAACGCTGAACGATGGCAGCAAGCCTCAGACGCCGCCCAATCAGCATCCATTG GCGGATTACCACTTCAGTCCGGAGGAGCTGAAGGCGTTACGTGAATGCAATCAGGAATCGTTTGTGCAGCGTTCGCTGCCCTTTGGCACTGGCCTTGGGCTGCTGGCCTATTTTGGCGTTAAGAACGGCTATCTGCAGGGCAATGGCAAGTACGGAGCCGTGCCCAAGGTTATAATGGGCGTCATCCTGGGCTATTTTGTGGGCAAATTCAGTTACCAGCAGAAATGCGCTGAGAAAATAATGCGTTTGCCCAACTCACGGCTGGGCGAACTGTTGCGACAACGGCGACAAGGCGGCGGTGTCATTAGCACCATAACGCCGGATGAAAATCTGGGGCGTGCGTTTACCCTGGCGCCGTTTACGCCCAGCTCGGCGGATGTGTACACCGATGAGGGCTATCAGCCGTCGCGGAATACGGCACTCAATCTGGACACGGACTCGCGACCGAATCTCTCCGGACTGGATGATATATACAGGCCCACGCTGGACT cagcagccagcacatTGGTGGACACGGAACTGCCGCTAGAGCCAGCCAAGCCCGGCGAGAGCTACGAGGACTTGCGCAAAAAGAATCGCGAGGAATACGCAAAGCATCAGCAAAGCGCCTACTCCAGGCCCTACGAGGCGCCCAtccagccgcagcagcagcagcagcgtcccATGGCGCCGACTCAGGAACAGGTCGCCACTCCGGGTAGAAAGAACAAATACGGCGATTCCTGGACAGATTAG
- the asrij gene encoding OCIA domain-containing protein 1 isoform X2: MDLTLNDGSKPQTPPNQHPLADYHFSPEELKALRECNQESFVQRSLPFGTGLGLLAYFGVKNGYLQGNGKYGAVPKVIMGVILGYFVGKFSYQQKCAEKIMRLPNSRLGELLRQRRQGGGVISTITPDENLGRAFTLAPFTPSSADVYTDEGYQPSRNTALNLDTDSRPNLSGLDDIYRPTLDSASTLVDTELPLEPAKPGESYEDLRKKNREEYAKHQQSAYSRPYEAPIQPQQQQQRPMAPTQEQVATPGRKNKYGDSWTD; encoded by the exons ATGGACCTAACGCTGAACGATGGCAGCAAGCCTCAGACGCCGCCCAATCAGCATCCATTG GCGGATTACCACTTCAGTCCGGAGGAGCTGAAGGCGTTACGTGAATGCAATCAGGAATCGTTTGTGCAGCGTTCGCTGCCCTTTGGCACTGGCCTTGGGCTGCTGGCCTATTTTGGCGTTAAGAACGGCTATCTGCAGGGCAATGGCAAGTACGGAGCCGTGCCCAAGGTTATAATGGGCGTCATCCTGGGCTATTTTGTGGGCAAATTCAGTTACCAGCAGAAATGCGCTGAGAAAATAATGCGTTTGCCCAACTCACGGCTGGGCGAACTGTTGCGACAACGGCGACAAGGCGGCGGTGTCATTAGCACCATAACGCCGGATGAAAATCTGGGGCGTGCGTTTACCCTGGCGCCGTTTACGCCCAGCTCGGCGGATGTGTACACCGATGAGGGCTATCAGCCGTCGCGGAATACGGCACTCAATCTGGACACGGACTCGCGACCGAATCTCTCCGGACTGGATGATATATACAGGCCCACGCTGGACT cagccagcacatTGGTGGACACGGAACTGCCGCTAGAGCCAGCCAAGCCCGGCGAGAGCTACGAGGACTTGCGCAAAAAGAATCGCGAGGAATACGCAAAGCATCAGCAAAGCGCCTACTCCAGGCCCTACGAGGCGCCCAtccagccgcagcagcagcagcagcgtcccATGGCGCCGACTCAGGAACAGGTCGCCACTCCGGGTAGAAAGAACAAATACGGCGATTCCTGGACAGATTAG
- the Cndp2 gene encoding cytosolic non-specific dipeptidase — translation MAELPSEMKQLFEFVNSKKADYIETLRTAVAIQSVSAWPEKRGEIDRMVNWTADKLKALGTEIELVDLGKQKLPTGEEIPLPKALLGTLGKDKSKKTVLVYGHLDVQPALKEDGWDTNPFELTEIDGKLFGRGATDDKGPVLCWIHAIEAYQKLNIPLPLNLKFVFEGMEESGSEGLDELLMARKNDFLADVDYVCISDNYWLGKKRPCLTYGLRGLAYFQVEVECASKDLHSGVFGGTVHEAMPDLCYLLSTLVDKDTKILIPGVDRDVAPQLPNEEEIYKNIDFEVAEYKKDVGVEHLPHNGNKTRLLQARWRYPSLSIHGIEGAFYEPGAKTVIPKKVIGKFSIRLVPDQDPKHIEECVVKYINDKWAERGSPNKLKVVMLSAGKPWTEDPNHPHYEAAKRAIKHVFNVEPDMTREGGSIPVTLTLQEATGKNVILVPVGACDDGAHSQNEKIDIYNYIEGTKLLGAYLHEVGKL, via the exons GTTTGTGAATAGCAAGAAGGCCGATTACATTGAGACTCTGAGAACCGCTGTGGCCATCCAATCGGTGTCCGCGTGGCCGGAGAAGCGCGGTGAGATCGACCGCATGGTCAACTGGACGGCCGATAAGCTGAAGGCGCTGGGCACCGAAATCGAGCTGGTCGATTTGGGCAAACAAAAGCTGCCCACGGGCGAGGAGATACCACTGCCGAAGGCTCTGCTGGGCACACTGGGCAAGGATAAGAGCAAGAAAACGGTGCTGGTCTACGGTCACTTGGATGTGCAGCCCGCCCTCAAGGAGGACGGCTGGGATACGAATCCCTTCGAGCTAACCGAAATCGATGGCAAGCTCTTTGGACGCGGCGCCACGGACGATAAGGGACCCGTCCTGTGCTGGATTCATGCCATCGAGGCGTATCAGAAGCTGAACATCCCGCTGCCCCTTAATCTGAAGTTTGTGTTCGAGGGCATGGAGGAGAGCGGCAGCGAGGGCCTTGACGAGCTGTTGATGGCGCGCAAAAATGATTTCCTTGCCGATGTTGACTATGTGTGCATCTCGGACAACTATTGGCTGGGCAAGAAGCGTCCCTGCCTGACCTACGGCCTGCGTGGCCTCGCCTATTTCCAGGTGGAGGTCGAGTGCGCCTCAAAGGATCTGCACAGCGGCGTCTTTGGCGGCACCGTGCACGAGGCCATGCCCGATCTTTGCTATCTGCTCAGCACCCTGGTGGACAAGGATACAAAGATATTGATACCTGGCGTGGATCGTGAT gtGGCTCCGCAATTGCCGAACGAGGAGGAAATCTACAAGAATATCGACTTTGAAGTGGCCGAGTACAA AAAAGACGTTGGCGTCGAACACCTGCCCCACAATGGCAACAAGACCCGCCTGCTCCAGGCCAGATGGCGCTATCCCAGTCTCTCCATACATGGCATTGAGGGCGCCTTCTATGAGCCCGGCGCAAAGACTGTCATACCAAAGAAAGTCATCGGCAAGTTCTCCATACGCCTGGTGCCCGATCAGGATCCCAAGCACATCGAGGAGTGCGTTGTCAAGTATATCAATGACAAATGGGCCGAGCGTGGCTCGCCCAACAAGCTGAAG GTGGTGATGCTTTCCGCTGGCAAACCCTGGACCGAGGATCCCAATCATCCGCATTATGAGGCCGCCAAGCGTGCCATTAAGCATGTCTTCAATGTGGAGCCCGATATGACGCGCGAGGGCGGCTCCATACCAGTTACACTGACCCTGCAGGAGGCCACCGGCAAGAATGTGATCCTGGTGCCTGTCGGCGCCTGCGATGATGGGGCACACTCGCAAAACGAGAAGATCGACATCTACAACTATATTGAAGGC ACCAAGCTGCTGGGCGCCTACTTGCACGAGGTGGGCAAGTTGTAA